From the Polynucleobacter sp. MWH-UH35A genome, one window contains:
- a CDS encoding DUF2798 domain-containing protein translates to MNLPSLIFALVMGCLMSLSITLATTLVRVGLAQNFFWVWLEVWLVAYPVAIVCILIYRPFASKVTAKILEALSSQNH, encoded by the coding sequence ATGAATTTACCAAGCCTTATTTTTGCGTTAGTGATGGGTTGTCTCATGTCTTTGAGTATTACGCTGGCCACGACACTTGTGCGCGTTGGTCTGGCGCAAAATTTCTTTTGGGTATGGCTTGAAGTTTGGCTGGTAGCTTACCCTGTGGCTATTGTATGCATTCTGATTTACAGGCCGTTTGCTAGCAAAGTTACCGCCAAGATTTTGGAAGCGCTTAGCTCCCAAAATCACTAA
- a CDS encoding DMT family transporter, whose protein sequence is MVNRESKGMLIGFIGILIFSLTLPVSKIAVLSFNPYFIAFGRATLAGLVALAYLVYKKEPIPSKVDFVKFVVIALGVVFGFPIFTTVAMAHGSSSHGAVILGMMPLATTVIGVLRFKERPSLGFWLVSILGAGLVVLYALLKNSGSFTFIDGLLVLGGISACIGYVEGGELSRKMNPRAVISWALVISLPLNSLMAWLTYSPEYIDAGGVAWTSFIYLSLFPMFLGFFFWYEGLAIGGIARVSQVQLIQPFCTLVAASILLGDSLTMMNLIFAVLVVSTVILGKRMLVKRV, encoded by the coding sequence ATGGTGAATAGAGAAAGTAAAGGCATGCTGATTGGCTTTATCGGCATCCTCATTTTTAGCTTAACGCTGCCAGTGAGTAAGATTGCCGTCTTAAGCTTTAACCCCTATTTCATTGCCTTTGGTAGAGCAACTTTGGCAGGATTGGTTGCTCTGGCTTATCTTGTTTATAAAAAAGAGCCCATACCTAGCAAAGTTGATTTTGTGAAATTTGTAGTCATAGCGCTTGGAGTAGTATTTGGCTTTCCTATTTTTACTACCGTAGCAATGGCTCATGGCTCCTCTTCCCATGGCGCAGTGATTTTGGGAATGATGCCGCTGGCTACAACGGTGATTGGCGTGCTGAGATTTAAAGAGCGCCCCTCATTGGGTTTCTGGCTGGTATCAATACTGGGCGCTGGTTTAGTTGTTTTATATGCCTTGTTGAAGAACTCTGGAAGCTTTACGTTCATTGACGGCCTTTTAGTCCTTGGCGGAATCAGTGCATGCATAGGGTATGTAGAAGGGGGCGAGCTCTCTAGAAAGATGAATCCTCGGGCCGTGATTTCTTGGGCATTGGTGATTTCTTTGCCCTTAAATAGTTTGATGGCTTGGTTAACTTATAGCCCAGAGTACATAGATGCTGGAGGGGTAGCTTGGACAAGCTTTATTTATTTGAGCTTATTCCCAATGTTTCTTGGCTTCTTCTTTTGGTACGAAGGGCTTGCGATTGGCGGTATTGCAAGGGTGAGTCAGGTGCAATTGATACAACCCTTTTGTACGCTAGTGGCAGCCAGTATTTTGCTTGGGGATTCACTCACGATGATGAATTTAATCTTTGCCGTATTGGTTGTGTCTACAGTCATTCTTGGCAAGAGAATGTTAGTAAAAAGAGTCTAG